A single Tuberibacillus sp. Marseille-P3662 DNA region contains:
- a CDS encoding Na+/H+ antiporter NhaC family protein translates to MAFLSIVPPIVAVLLAIMTKRVLLSLFISIWVGGLIAAGGNPFTAVANTFNWMKDVMTDPWNARFLVLTALLGSGAAFMFKTGGSEALIKVLEKKLTTKKRAQLLPFILGIIIFFNDYVNSVIVGNASKDVTAKHKVSREKLSYILDATAAPMATLGPVSDWIGFQVSLIAAAFASLSIAGAEPYFAFLHSIPWNFYAILCLLSVPMIILGKDFGPMAKAEKRAQTTGKLIPEGGTPLSSVEHDLGEPFKNQSTIWNFLLPLMTLIVVSLWGLWYTGGGPDGKSLMEALADTDVAVALSWAAFAMTLVGIVLAICQGVSLKDCEETLLGGIRTMLPALVIIVLAWSIGTVCEQLGTADYVVQATESWMTPALLPFLIFVIGMFISFATGTSWGTMSILTPIAVPLAYSIGGIEMVHIIIGSVFAGSIFGDHISPISDTTVMASIFAGSDHIAHVNTQVPYAAVPAVISGGLFLSTSFIHNGLILLVLGIIVQFLVLRFLGKQHEKKRLRSNSEIGF, encoded by the coding sequence ATGGCCTTTTTATCGATTGTCCCACCGATTGTGGCCGTTTTGTTGGCGATCATGACAAAACGTGTTTTGCTGTCTTTGTTTATCAGCATATGGGTGGGCGGCTTGATTGCAGCAGGCGGAAACCCGTTCACCGCCGTTGCCAATACCTTCAATTGGATGAAAGATGTGATGACAGACCCATGGAACGCTCGGTTTCTTGTCTTGACGGCCTTGCTTGGATCAGGTGCTGCGTTTATGTTTAAAACGGGTGGTTCAGAGGCACTGATCAAAGTTCTCGAAAAGAAATTGACAACGAAAAAACGGGCTCAGTTACTGCCATTTATTTTAGGAATTATCATTTTCTTTAATGACTATGTCAACTCTGTCATCGTTGGCAATGCTTCAAAGGATGTTACCGCTAAACACAAGGTATCCAGAGAAAAATTGTCCTACATACTTGATGCAACGGCTGCCCCGATGGCGACCCTTGGACCTGTCTCAGATTGGATTGGTTTTCAAGTCTCCCTAATTGCCGCTGCTTTTGCCAGTCTAAGTATTGCAGGTGCTGAACCTTATTTTGCTTTTCTGCATTCGATCCCTTGGAATTTTTATGCCATTCTTTGTCTTTTGTCGGTTCCGATGATTATTTTGGGTAAGGATTTTGGTCCCATGGCCAAAGCAGAGAAGCGTGCTCAGACAACTGGGAAGCTTATCCCTGAAGGCGGGACACCGCTATCATCTGTTGAACATGACTTAGGCGAACCTTTTAAGAACCAATCGACAATCTGGAACTTTCTCCTGCCCCTTATGACATTGATCGTCGTCAGCCTATGGGGCCTGTGGTATACAGGCGGTGGTCCTGACGGGAAAAGTTTGATGGAAGCACTCGCCGACACCGACGTAGCTGTTGCTTTATCATGGGCCGCTTTTGCGATGACCTTGGTCGGTATTGTTTTAGCTATTTGCCAAGGCGTATCCTTAAAAGATTGTGAAGAGACACTACTGGGTGGGATTCGAACGATGTTGCCGGCACTGGTCATTATCGTTCTGGCATGGTCCATCGGAACTGTTTGCGAGCAGCTTGGAACCGCCGATTATGTCGTTCAAGCCACAGAAAGCTGGATGACTCCAGCACTCTTGCCATTTCTCATATTTGTTATCGGGATGTTCATTTCATTTGCGACAGGAACGTCATGGGGCACAATGTCCATCCTTACGCCAATTGCAGTTCCGCTTGCCTATTCGATTGGAGGCATAGAAATGGTGCATATAATCATTGGCTCCGTTTTTGCCGGTTCGATTTTTGGGGATCACATCTCCCCCATTTCTGATACAACAGTTATGGCTTCCATTTTCGCTGGATCAGATCACATCGCTCATGTGAACACACAGGTGCCTTATGCCGCTGTTCCTGCTGTAATATCAGGTGGTTTGTTTCTATCAACTTCCTTCATTCATAACGGATTGATTTTGTTAGTTCTGGGTATTATTGTACAGTTCTTAGTATTACGCTTTTTAGGCAAACAACATGAGAAAAAAAGATTGCGTTCAAATTCGGAAATTGGTTTTTAA